The Thermoanaerobaculia bacterium genome includes a region encoding these proteins:
- a CDS encoding ABC transporter substrate-binding protein → MTSGTRGTRTGAGVLAIALLLLPACRRAAPSRLAEIRMASVPYLSFAPLFIAEEEGDFRREGIAIRWTALESNTEATAALAAGHLDASGGVLSIGDLRAIESGAGFRVVADKGHEEAAGCGFTGLLVRPGFPARGGLPRASDLAGARVRVIPLTEMDFLLDRFLAREGVPPSAIRKVSVPAAVVGRAFANGAVDMALIGDPERTRLLSSGDARLWMPATDFLPGFQLAYIVFGRRLLGPARPLGVRFLKAYLRGIARYRAGKTPRNVEILSRRTGLAPALVRDSCWVPVRADGEIVPTTLDAFQEWAVARGAMKQPIPLSRIWDPGPLRQARLAARGD, encoded by the coding sequence ATGACCTCCGGCACGCGCGGGACGCGGACCGGCGCCGGGGTCCTGGCCATCGCGCTCCTGCTCTTGCCGGCGTGCCGCCGCGCGGCTCCGTCCCGGCTCGCGGAGATCCGCATGGCGAGCGTGCCCTATCTGTCGTTCGCCCCCCTGTTCATCGCCGAGGAGGAGGGCGATTTCCGGCGCGAGGGGATCGCGATCCGCTGGACCGCGCTCGAAAGCAACACCGAGGCGACCGCAGCGCTCGCCGCCGGACACCTCGACGCCTCCGGCGGCGTGCTCTCGATCGGCGACCTCCGGGCGATCGAGAGCGGCGCCGGTTTCCGCGTCGTCGCCGACAAAGGACACGAAGAGGCGGCAGGCTGCGGGTTCACCGGGCTCCTCGTCCGTCCCGGCTTCCCCGCGCGCGGCGGGCTCCCGCGGGCCTCCGATCTCGCCGGGGCGCGGGTCCGCGTGATCCCCCTGACCGAGATGGATTTCCTGCTCGACCGCTTCCTCGCGCGCGAAGGCGTGCCTCCCTCCGCGATCCGGAAGGTCTCCGTCCCCGCCGCGGTCGTCGGACGGGCGTTCGCCAACGGAGCGGTGGACATGGCGCTGATCGGCGATCCCGAGCGAACGCGGCTGCTCTCCTCGGGAGACGCGCGCCTGTGGATGCCGGCGACCGATTTCCTTCCCGGCTTCCAGCTGGCGTACATCGTGTTCGGCCGGCGCCTCCTCGGCCCGGCCCGGCCTCTGGGGGTGCGCTTCCTGAAGGCGTACCTGCGCGGGATCGCCCGGTACCGGGCGGGGAAGACGCCGCGCAACGTCGAGATCCTCTCGCGGCGGACCGGCCTCGCTCCGGCGCTCGTCCGCGATTCCTGCTGGGTGCCGGTTCGCGCGGACGGCGAGATCGTCCCGACGACGCTCGACGCCTTCCAGG